A single uncultured Methanolobus sp. DNA region contains:
- the cysN gene encoding sulfate adenylyltransferase subunit CysN, which produces MSSDSLIEQNQNIDLLRFATAGSVDDGKSTLIGRLLYDSKSIFEDQLQTIKTFSRTHRNQEIDYSLVTDGLKSEREQGITIDVAYRFFSTPKRRFIIADTPGHEQYTRNMATGASNASLALILIDARNGVVTQTKRHSFISSLLGIRNFVIAVNKMDLVDYSEEVFESIVNEFNAFADKLADESVYYIPISALEGDNVIERSENMPWYKGSTLLDYLENVNVSGGRNLSDLRFPVQYVNWGGGDDFRGYCGTIASGVVHKGDKIRVLPSGKTSKVSRIVTYDGDLDYAFAPMAVTLCLEDDIDISRGDMIAKVDDLPAIAGSFEANIVWMDNTPMEIGKDYLIKHTTSMVKGNFEEVIHEFDPDDISMKSSQSLGLNSIGKVKVELKSPVFADIYSKNRATGSFIVIDPHTNQTAAAGMVTKYQQVAPDKACKSVKARVITYPADKKEEAKAKYDRLSMHGTHCIYVDDALLKETLCKGKPVDVGQYSEMIDNLCKIVTRSGVSVVVCSDHVKS; this is translated from the coding sequence CAGACTCTCTCATCGAGCAGAACCAGAACATCGATCTGCTGCGCTTTGCCACTGCAGGTAGTGTCGATGACGGAAAGTCCACTCTCATTGGCAGGCTGCTCTATGATTCAAAATCAATATTTGAGGACCAGCTACAAACGATCAAGACCTTCTCAAGAACTCACAGGAACCAGGAAATAGATTATTCACTGGTGACCGATGGCCTGAAGTCGGAAAGAGAGCAGGGAATAACCATCGATGTTGCTTACAGGTTCTTCTCAACTCCGAAGAGACGTTTCATTATCGCTGATACTCCGGGTCATGAACAGTATACAAGGAACATGGCTACAGGTGCATCCAACGCATCCCTTGCTCTGATCCTTATTGATGCAAGGAACGGAGTTGTTACACAGACTAAGAGACATTCGTTCATTTCATCCCTGCTGGGCATCCGTAATTTTGTGATAGCTGTCAATAAGATGGATCTTGTGGACTATTCGGAAGAGGTGTTTGAGAGTATCGTTAATGAGTTCAATGCTTTTGCTGATAAGTTGGCGGATGAGTCAGTTTACTATATTCCAATAAGCGCGCTTGAGGGCGATAATGTCATTGAGCGAAGCGAGAACATGCCCTGGTATAAGGGTTCCACATTGCTTGATTATCTGGAGAATGTGAACGTTTCCGGTGGCCGTAACCTGAGTGACCTGAGATTCCCTGTCCAGTATGTGAACTGGGGAGGTGGTGATGATTTCAGGGGTTATTGCGGTACAATAGCTTCAGGTGTGGTGCACAAAGGCGATAAAATAAGGGTGCTTCCATCTGGTAAGACCAGCAAGGTCTCAAGGATCGTCACTTATGACGGTGACCTCGATTATGCTTTTGCTCCCATGGCAGTGACACTTTGTCTTGAGGATGATATAGACATAAGCCGTGGAGATATGATCGCAAAGGTGGATGATCTTCCTGCTATTGCCGGTAGTTTTGAGGCAAATATAGTCTGGATGGATAACACTCCCATGGAAATTGGCAAGGACTATCTGATAAAACATACAACCAGTATGGTAAAGGGCAATTTCGAAGAAGTTATTCACGAGTTCGACCCTGATGATATCAGTATGAAGTCATCGCAGTCCCTGGGACTGAACAGCATTGGTAAGGTCAAGGTTGAATTGAAAAGCCCCGTGTTTGCAGATATCTATTCTAAGAACAGGGCTACGGGTTCGTTCATAGTTATTGACCCGCATACAAACCAGACGGCTGCTGCCGGTATGGTGACCAAATACCAGCAGGTGGCTCCTGATAAGGCATGTAAATCCGTAAAGGCCAGGGTTATCACGTATCCTGCTGACAAAAAAGAAGAGGCAAAGGCAAAGTATGACCGCCTTTCCATGCACGGTACGCATTGTATCTATGTTGATGATGCTCTCCTGAAGGAAACTCTCTGTAAAGGAAAACCTGTTGATGTCGGGCAATATTCAGAGATGATAGATAACCTGTGTAAGATCGTTACAAGATCAGGTGTGTCCGTTGTTGTATGCTCGGACCATGTGAAAAGTTGA
- the iorA gene encoding indolepyruvate ferredoxin oxidoreductase subunit alpha, producing the protein MTLTGKRILMGNEAIAFGAMKAGLQIASGYPGTPSSEVMETIISHAKKYGIYAEWATNEKVALETAVGAAYSGANTIVTMKQVGLNVASDPLMSLSYIGIKGSLVILVSDDPGPHSSQTEQDTRAFGHFSNIPVLDPSTPQEAYDMTKLAFKLSHELETPVILRTTTRVSHGCEDVLIEDIEPVSRDIEGFVKDIRWTIFPKLTAQRHPLLEELQVKMSDIFSEYFNDNTFNSITKGSSKIGIAASGVSSLYAKEAIKEHSDVFSFFKAGTSYPFPEKAALEFMEGLTDLIVAEELDPYMEEEFLQIAGKYHLNINIHGKKNGSFPVSGEYDVDVVVDSINRALKNIGTEGAENIRLSHSVAAVRPEDIPALPIRAPTLCAGCMHRTVFYAFKKVAAKMKKQSGIDSVFSGDIGCYTLGNARPLNMVDTCLCMGAGISVAAGLSRTPEFMQGKKAKQVAFIGDSTFFHSGIAAVVSAVYNNADITIAVLDNRTTAMTGHQPHPGIGLTAMGSPAKMIDIAEVLKSCGVGMVKTIEADELNKCMDIATEAMEFEGPSAVVFKGKCVAICKATGQYVVDEDKCTNCKLCINQLGCPAIFSIASGIPVIQDTCSGCGLCAQICPAGAIVLKEVSQ; encoded by the coding sequence ATGACATTGACCGGTAAACGTATACTAATGGGAAATGAAGCCATTGCTTTTGGAGCCATGAAAGCCGGACTTCAGATCGCAAGCGGCTATCCTGGCACACCATCAAGTGAGGTCATGGAAACCATCATTTCACATGCAAAAAAGTACGGCATCTATGCCGAATGGGCGACCAATGAGAAAGTAGCACTTGAAACTGCAGTTGGCGCTGCATATTCCGGTGCGAACACTATTGTAACAATGAAACAGGTCGGTCTGAATGTAGCTTCCGACCCTCTCATGAGTCTTTCCTACATAGGCATCAAAGGCTCACTTGTAATTCTTGTTTCCGACGACCCCGGACCACATTCATCCCAGACCGAGCAGGACACAAGGGCATTCGGTCACTTTTCCAACATTCCTGTTCTTGACCCTTCAACCCCACAGGAAGCCTATGATATGACAAAGCTCGCCTTTAAGCTATCACATGAGCTTGAAACTCCTGTAATCCTGAGAACTACAACAAGGGTTTCCCACGGCTGTGAGGACGTTCTCATAGAGGATATAGAACCAGTTTCAAGGGACATTGAAGGATTTGTAAAGGATATCAGATGGACCATATTCCCGAAACTGACAGCCCAGCGTCATCCTCTTCTGGAAGAGCTTCAGGTTAAAATGTCTGACATTTTTTCAGAGTACTTTAACGATAATACTTTCAACTCAATTACAAAAGGAAGCAGCAAGATAGGAATTGCAGCTTCAGGTGTTTCTTCTCTTTACGCAAAGGAGGCAATAAAGGAGCATTCTGATGTATTCTCCTTTTTCAAAGCAGGTACATCTTATCCATTCCCTGAAAAAGCAGCCCTTGAGTTCATGGAAGGTTTAACCGACCTGATAGTTGCGGAGGAACTTGACCCCTATATGGAGGAGGAGTTCCTGCAGATAGCAGGAAAATATCATCTTAATATCAATATTCACGGAAAGAAAAACGGTTCTTTCCCAGTAAGCGGAGAATATGATGTTGATGTTGTTGTAGACAGCATCAATCGTGCACTTAAAAATATCGGTACTGAAGGTGCTGAAAACATCAGGCTTTCTCATTCCGTTGCAGCCGTAAGACCTGAGGATATTCCAGCTCTGCCAATTCGTGCTCCTACATTGTGTGCAGGTTGTATGCACCGCACAGTATTCTATGCTTTCAAGAAAGTTGCTGCTAAAATGAAAAAGCAGTCTGGAATTGATTCAGTATTTTCAGGCGACATCGGATGTTACACTCTTGGAAATGCACGTCCTCTCAATATGGTGGACACCTGTTTATGCATGGGTGCAGGTATAAGTGTTGCAGCAGGTCTTTCCCGTACTCCTGAATTCATGCAGGGGAAGAAAGCAAAACAGGTTGCATTCATAGGTGATTCCACATTCTTCCACTCCGGTATTGCTGCTGTTGTAAGTGCTGTCTATAATAATGCTGACATAACGATTGCAGTGCTTGACAACAGGACAACAGCAATGACAGGACATCAGCCCCATCCAGGCATAGGTTTGACAGCCATGGGCTCCCCTGCAAAGATGATAGATATTGCAGAAGTTCTCAAAAGCTGCGGAGTCGGGATGGTAAAAACCATTGAAGCCGATGAGCTTAACAAGTGCATGGATATAGCTACCGAGGCAATGGAATTTGAAGGTCCGTCTGCTGTGGTGTTCAAAGGTAAATGTGTTGCTATATGCAAGGCTACGGGACAATATGTTGTTGATGAGGATAAATGCACCAACTGTAAGTTGTGCATCAACCAGCTTGGCTGTCCCGCAATATTCTCAATAGCATCAGGCATTCCGGTGATTCAGGACACATGCAGTGGCTGTGGCCTGTGTGCACAGATTTGTCCGGCTGGTGCAATTGTTCTGAAGGAGGTCTCACAATGA
- a CDS encoding indolepyruvate oxidoreductase subunit beta, whose translation MKFDILIAGVGGQGVVLASRLLATAAMDAGFHVATAETIGMAQREGSVTSHVRIGDDVCGSLIPQGKADLLIGLEPAEAARNILFLSKDGNIVVNEHAIMPSTQGCDEYDPEKILEFLKRSCPQTITADFTGLARDAGTYKAANVAMIAAAAGAGLLPFSDEYLWGVLEKMIPEKYRDVNRRVFDRAIESVSGKSEKSCRETNEDK comes from the coding sequence ATGAAATTCGATATTCTTATCGCAGGTGTTGGTGGTCAGGGTGTTGTGCTGGCTTCACGCTTGCTTGCAACCGCTGCCATGGATGCGGGATTTCATGTTGCTACAGCCGAGACTATAGGAATGGCCCAGAGGGAAGGTTCAGTTACAAGCCACGTCAGAATTGGTGATGATGTATGCGGTTCACTGATTCCACAGGGAAAAGCAGACCTGCTTATCGGTCTTGAGCCAGCGGAGGCTGCAAGGAATATTCTTTTCCTCAGCAAAGATGGTAATATAGTTGTCAATGAGCATGCTATTATGCCTTCTACACAGGGTTGCGATGAATACGACCCTGAGAAGATACTGGAGTTCCTTAAAAGAAGTTGTCCGCAAACCATTACAGCCGACTTCACCGGACTTGCAAGGGACGCAGGAACATACAAGGCCGCTAACGTTGCCATGATAGCAGCAGCCGCTGGTGCAGGTCTTTTGCCATTCTCAGATGAATATTTGTGGGGTGTGCTTGAGAAAATGATTCCTGAAAAGTACAGGGATGTTAACCGCAGGGTCTTTGACAGAGCCATTGAAAGTGTTTCAGGGAAATCTGAAAAATCCTGCAGGGAAACAAATGAGGACAAATGA
- a CDS encoding phenylacetate--CoA ligase, whose translation MCNCHYNNSKKLADKENNDADHRNLCDYDTSIEKRTASLMDLLKRVTEGSPFYRKKFAEAGIDINEIKSLEDISKLPFTTKEELRDAYPLGLQAVPDEEIVRIHSSSGTTGSPVIIPYTKGDVEIWADMMMRCYKMAGLTNLDRIQITPGYGLWTAGIGFQAGAELLGAMAVPMGPGNTEKQLQMMQDLKSTALASTSSYALLLAEEITKRGLKDKIHLTTGIIGSERWSPKMRARIEGELGIDTYDIFGLTEIYGPGIALDCSLHDGLHYWSDHLLFEIIDPVTGETLPDGTLGELVITTLTKEGAPLIRYRTRDLTRIYPEPCKCGCPFPRIDRLLGRTDDRIKIKAVNVYPGQIEDVIMRVEGVSSEYQIVLEREGGRDSMLFRVEIENADDPEVNKQRSKQMNKAFHDFIGVSVDVECVPIGALPRSEKKSKRVIDNREM comes from the coding sequence ATGTGTAACTGTCACTATAACAACAGCAAGAAGCTTGCAGATAAAGAGAACAATGATGCTGATCACCGTAATCTCTGTGATTATGATACGTCCATAGAAAAGAGAACTGCCAGTCTCATGGACCTTCTGAAAAGAGTTACTGAAGGCAGTCCGTTTTACAGGAAAAAGTTTGCAGAAGCCGGTATTGACATTAATGAAATAAAATCTCTTGAAGACATCAGCAAGCTTCCTTTCACAACAAAAGAGGAACTCAGGGATGCATATCCATTGGGATTGCAGGCTGTTCCCGATGAGGAAATCGTAAGGATACACTCATCTTCAGGAACAACCGGAAGCCCGGTAATTATCCCCTACACAAAGGGAGATGTAGAGATCTGGGCTGACATGATGATGCGTTGCTATAAGATGGCAGGGCTCACAAATCTGGACAGGATACAGATAACTCCGGGATATGGTTTATGGACTGCCGGAATCGGATTCCAGGCAGGTGCAGAGCTTCTGGGTGCAATGGCTGTTCCTATGGGTCCCGGAAACACAGAGAAACAGCTCCAGATGATGCAGGATTTGAAATCCACGGCTCTTGCAAGCACATCGTCCTATGCTCTCCTGCTTGCGGAGGAGATTACAAAAAGAGGGCTGAAGGACAAGATTCACCTGACCACAGGTATAATAGGTTCCGAACGCTGGAGTCCTAAGATGAGGGCACGTATAGAGGGCGAATTAGGTATTGATACCTATGATATCTTTGGCCTGACCGAGATATATGGTCCAGGCATCGCTCTTGACTGCTCACTGCATGATGGTCTTCATTACTGGTCCGACCATCTGCTCTTTGAGATCATTGACCCGGTGACCGGTGAAACATTGCCTGATGGAACCCTTGGTGAACTTGTGATTACAACACTTACAAAAGAAGGCGCTCCTCTCATACGTTACAGGACAAGGGACCTGACACGTATATATCCTGAACCATGTAAATGCGGATGTCCTTTCCCGCGTATTGACCGTTTGCTCGGTCGTACTGATGACCGCATCAAGATCAAGGCTGTGAATGTCTACCCCGGACAGATAGAGGATGTAATTATGAGGGTGGAAGGCGTTAGCAGTGAATACCAGATAGTCCTTGAAAGGGAAGGCGGAAGGGATAGTATGCTTTTCAGGGTTGAGATTGAGAATGCTGATGATCCTGAAGTCAATAAACAGAGATCAAAGCAGATGAACAAGGCTTTCCACGATTTCATCGGTGTAAGCGTTGATGTGGAATGTGTTCCAATCGGAGCATTGCCACGTAGTGAAAAGAAGAGTAAGAGAGTTATCGATAACAGGGAGATGTGA
- a CDS encoding sodium:solute symporter family protein — MAVSTPVLGIIVLVYLMVIFYLGWIGYKRTKKTEDYMVAGRQIHPYILALSYGATFISTSAIVGFGGAAGALGMGLLWLAVMTIVVGIFIAFVVFGSRTRRMGAKLEAVTFPELLGRRYNSRFIQGFSGALIGIFMPLYAGIVLIGGARFVETTLSIDYDVAVFILTIIVAAYVITGGLIAVMYTDALQGALMFVGMVVLIVLTYAKLGGVIAAHTALTAMSDQVPESLAAGGHLGWTAMPAFGSPIWWTLVSTLILGVGIGVLAQPQLAVRFMTVKDTRALNRAVFVGGPFILMMTGVAFTVGALSNVYFMKTKGVIAIVAAQGNTDLIIPEYINSAMPEVFVILFMLALLAAAMSTLSSQFHTMGTAIGHDFYRQYVKKGELGQTINITRAGIAITILASVVLAYILPISIIARATAIFFGVCAAAFLPMYTGALFWKRMNRQGATASMLVGTFASLFWLLFVHKSEAVPLGICKAIFGVDTLLAGTWTVVDPIVVATPIALIVAVVVSLLTKPDPQELIEKCFKK; from the coding sequence GTGGCTGTAAGTACACCAGTTCTTGGAATTATCGTTCTTGTTTATCTGATGGTTATTTTCTATCTGGGATGGATAGGATATAAGCGAACAAAGAAAACAGAAGACTACATGGTTGCAGGAAGACAGATTCACCCTTATATCCTTGCACTGTCTTATGGTGCTACTTTTATCAGCACATCGGCCATCGTTGGTTTCGGTGGAGCCGCCGGTGCTCTTGGAATGGGACTTCTCTGGCTTGCAGTGATGACAATTGTAGTTGGTATTTTCATAGCTTTTGTTGTCTTCGGATCAAGAACAAGACGCATGGGAGCAAAACTTGAAGCTGTTACATTCCCGGAGCTTCTGGGAAGGAGATACAATTCCAGATTCATACAGGGATTCTCCGGTGCTCTTATCGGTATATTCATGCCTCTTTACGCAGGCATAGTCCTTATTGGAGGAGCAAGGTTCGTTGAAACCACCCTCAGCATCGACTATGATGTTGCAGTATTCATCCTTACCATCATAGTAGCAGCATACGTGATAACAGGAGGACTTATTGCCGTCATGTATACCGATGCACTGCAGGGAGCGCTCATGTTCGTTGGCATGGTAGTACTCATAGTCCTTACATATGCAAAACTCGGTGGCGTTATCGCGGCCCATACAGCACTTACTGCTATGAGCGACCAGGTACCTGAAAGCCTCGCTGCAGGAGGACATCTGGGCTGGACCGCCATGCCTGCATTCGGTTCACCCATCTGGTGGACACTTGTCTCAACACTTATACTGGGAGTAGGAATTGGCGTATTGGCACAGCCACAGCTTGCTGTGAGGTTTATGACAGTTAAAGATACAAGAGCACTCAACAGGGCGGTCTTTGTCGGTGGCCCCTTCATCCTTATGATGACCGGAGTTGCATTTACAGTTGGTGCACTCTCTAATGTCTATTTCATGAAGACAAAAGGAGTTATTGCAATTGTTGCAGCTCAGGGAAATACTGACCTTATTATACCAGAGTACATAAACAGCGCAATGCCTGAGGTCTTCGTTATACTTTTCATGCTGGCACTGCTTGCGGCTGCAATGTCCACTTTAAGCTCACAGTTCCACACCATGGGAACTGCCATTGGACATGATTTCTACCGTCAGTACGTGAAGAAAGGAGAACTCGGCCAGACAATCAACATCACCCGTGCAGGAATTGCTATCACTATCCTGGCAAGTGTCGTTCTGGCTTACATACTTCCAATAAGCATTATTGCAAGGGCAACGGCCATATTCTTCGGAGTTTGTGCAGCAGCGTTCCTGCCAATGTACACAGGAGCACTGTTCTGGAAACGTATGAACAGACAGGGAGCTACTGCCAGTATGCTTGTGGGTACATTTGCAAGTTTATTCTGGCTTTTATTCGTGCACAAATCAGAAGCAGTGCCTCTTGGCATCTGCAAGGCGATCTTTGGTGTTGATACATTACTTGCGGGGACATGGACAGTTGTAGACCCTATTGTAGTTGCCACACCTATTGCACTGATAGTTGCTGTTGTGGTGAGTCTGCTTACGAAACCTGATCCACAGGAACTAATTGAAAAATGCTTTAAGAAATAG
- a CDS encoding symporter small accessory protein — protein sequence MLGIDDPQIWVAYVLCFISAIGCMVYGALKWNEEVDLDEVC from the coding sequence ATGTTAGGTATTGATGACCCACAGATATGGGTTGCATATGTCCTTTGCTTTATAAGCGCCATAGGATGTATGGTATATGGTGCTTTGAAATGGAACGAAGAAGTTGACCTTGACGAGGTGTGCTAG
- a CDS encoding diphthine--ammonia ligase, with translation MCSITGFFNNDNSLEYALSSLEITKNRGLDGIGICTPESVFRAEDVDSLGINAEIPEKNVLGHRLHSMVNFVLQPLVCKGRMVANCEIYNWKELAEKYKIEAENDTDLLIQLIEKKAGDSISNIMQLIDEVLLEVIGVYAIAYWLEDTVYIARDIVGLKPLWYSNSGGFAFCSEKKALAKNGFADIKELNPREILAYNIKTGSLEKFNREFFSITPEHEGSISELEKVMREKLEDAVSIRMPEEKFGILFSGGLDSTIIACLCKLLGKKPGIDFTCYTAGLSGVQLPPDVEYAKKMAEELGLDLKIKIIDLDEVEEYLKDVVPLVEDSNVPKVGVALTMYAACVAAKEDGIRVMFSGSGADEIFAGYDRHKRSTDISRDCYADVLKIYEKNTYRDDVVSMNNNIELRVPYLDKRFVDYCLKIPPEYKINEEQNKLILRMLAEEIGIPAEVSQRRKQAAQYGSRFDKAIGKLAKKAGCKTKTDYLKQFYGQPNLKLGVLFSSGKDSNYAMHVMQQQNYSIECLITIKSQNLDSYMFHTPNIDLARLQAEAMELPLIEELTKGEKEKELDDMKNAIIRAKDEFGIEGVITGALYSNYQRERIEKVCDELGLKAFSPLWHIDQEKEMYQLLDLGFEFIFSSVAAYGLNKSWVGRIITEKDIEKLVKLNEKIGLNVAGEGGEFESFVTDGPMYHKKIEIREMEVIERDEYTAKVVITNAVLVDKE, from the coding sequence ATGTGCTCAATTACAGGCTTTTTTAACAATGACAACTCACTGGAATATGCTCTTAGTTCCCTTGAGATCACAAAGAACAGAGGACTTGATGGTATTGGAATCTGCACCCCAGAGAGTGTTTTTCGTGCAGAAGATGTTGATTCACTGGGAATAAACGCTGAAATTCCAGAAAAAAACGTACTGGGACACAGACTGCACTCCATGGTTAACTTCGTCCTGCAGCCGCTTGTCTGTAAAGGCAGAATGGTTGCCAATTGTGAGATATACAACTGGAAAGAACTTGCAGAGAAATACAAAATAGAAGCTGAAAATGATACCGACCTGCTGATACAGCTAATTGAAAAGAAAGCCGGAGATTCCATAAGCAACATTATGCAGCTCATAGACGAAGTGCTCCTTGAGGTTATCGGAGTATATGCCATAGCCTACTGGCTTGAGGATACAGTTTACATTGCAAGGGATATTGTTGGCCTTAAACCACTCTGGTACAGCAATTCTGGTGGCTTTGCATTTTGCTCTGAGAAAAAAGCACTTGCAAAAAACGGCTTTGCCGACATCAAGGAACTAAATCCAAGAGAGATACTGGCTTACAACATTAAAACAGGAAGTCTTGAGAAATTCAACAGGGAATTCTTCTCAATTACACCGGAACATGAAGGCAGTATCTCCGAACTTGAAAAAGTAATGCGTGAGAAACTGGAAGATGCCGTTTCAATACGCATGCCGGAGGAGAAGTTTGGAATCCTGTTCTCAGGAGGACTGGATTCTACAATAATTGCCTGTTTGTGCAAACTTCTGGGGAAAAAGCCGGGAATTGATTTTACATGTTATACCGCAGGTCTTTCAGGAGTTCAGCTTCCACCTGACGTGGAATACGCAAAGAAGATGGCAGAAGAACTCGGACTCGACCTGAAAATCAAGATCATAGACCTTGACGAAGTGGAAGAGTATCTCAAAGATGTGGTTCCGCTTGTTGAAGACAGCAACGTTCCAAAAGTCGGTGTTGCACTGACAATGTATGCAGCATGTGTAGCTGCAAAAGAAGACGGCATCCGCGTAATGTTCTCCGGTTCAGGAGCCGACGAGATATTCGCAGGTTATGACCGCCACAAGCGTTCCACAGACATCAGCAGGGACTGCTATGCTGACGTTCTGAAGATCTACGAGAAGAACACCTACCGTGACGATGTAGTTTCAATGAACAACAACATCGAGCTGCGTGTTCCTTATCTTGATAAGAGGTTTGTGGACTATTGCCTGAAGATCCCTCCTGAGTACAAAATTAATGAAGAGCAGAACAAACTCATACTCCGCATGCTTGCTGAAGAAATAGGCATTCCTGCCGAGGTCAGCCAGCGAAGGAAGCAGGCTGCTCAGTATGGAAGTCGCTTTGACAAAGCCATCGGGAAACTTGCAAAGAAGGCAGGCTGCAAGACAAAAACTGACTACCTGAAACAGTTCTACGGGCAGCCAAACCTGAAACTTGGCGTGCTTTTCAGTTCAGGCAAGGACAGTAATTATGCAATGCATGTGATGCAGCAGCAGAACTACTCCATTGAATGCCTGATAACAATCAAAAGCCAGAACCTTGATTCATACATGTTCCACACCCCTAACATTGACCTTGCACGCCTGCAGGCAGAAGCAATGGAACTCCCGCTCATTGAAGAACTGACCAAGGGTGAGAAAGAAAAGGAACTTGATGACATGAAGAATGCCATCATCCGTGCAAAGGACGAGTTCGGTATTGAAGGAGTTATCACCGGTGCTCTCTATTCAAATTACCAGCGTGAGAGGATCGAAAAAGTTTGTGATGAACTCGGACTAAAGGCATTCTCACCCCTGTGGCACATTGACCAGGAGAAAGAAATGTACCAGCTCCTTGACCTCGGATTTGAATTCATCTTCAGCAGTGTAGCTGCATATGGCCTTAACAAAAGCTGGGTAGGCCGTATTATCACTGAAAAGGACATCGAGAAACTTGTCAAGCTCAACGAGAAGATCGGACTAAACGTTGCAGGCGAAGGCGGCGAGTTCGAAAGCTTTGTAACTGACGGACCGATGTATCACAAAAAGATTGAGATTCGGGAAATGGAAGTTATCGAGAGAGATGAATACACTGCAAAGGTGGTTATCACCAATGCTGTGCTTGTGGATAAGGAGTGA